In Rhodobacteraceae bacterium LMO-JJ12, a single window of DNA contains:
- a CDS encoding VIT1/CCC1 transporter family protein has protein sequence MDWQAHRRDAHALGRTQEFLKQITFGGNDGIVTTFAIVASFAGAGADGVTQIGAMAVLVFGLANMFADGVSMGLGEFLSTRSEHDLYRSRRAQELAEITTNPKQERLELSTILHQRGLNEADSAAVTEVLVRNPSMMADLMMTYEFGMMDPDDDNPVIKGLFTFISFVVFGAVPLLPYLLLPPDMQTFYLSLIASGGALIALGLLRWNATGEHLLRCVGETVAVGSTCGAVAFGVGWIVGG, from the coding sequence ATGGATTGGCAAGCACACAGGCGCGACGCCCATGCGCTGGGACGGACCCAGGAATTTCTCAAGCAGATCACCTTTGGCGGCAATGACGGCATCGTCACGACCTTTGCCATCGTCGCCAGTTTCGCGGGCGCCGGCGCCGATGGCGTGACCCAGATCGGCGCCATGGCGGTATTGGTCTTTGGTCTTGCCAACATGTTTGCCGATGGCGTCAGCATGGGGCTGGGTGAGTTTCTTTCGACGCGTTCAGAGCATGATCTCTACCGCTCAAGACGCGCACAGGAGTTGGCCGAAATTACCACCAACCCGAAACAGGAACGTCTTGAGTTGTCCACCATCCTGCATCAACGCGGGCTGAACGAGGCTGACTCCGCCGCCGTCACCGAAGTTCTGGTACGAAACCCCTCGATGATGGCCGATCTGATGATGACTTATGAATTCGGCATGATGGATCCCGACGATGACAACCCGGTGATCAAGGGCCTGTTCACCTTTATAAGCTTCGTGGTGTTTGGTGCGGTGCCGCTCTTGCCTTACCTACTGTTGCCGCCAGATATGCAAACCTTCTATCTGTCCCTGATTGCCTCGGGCGGCGCGCTGATCGCGTTGGGCCTTTTGCGCTGGAATGCCACGGGCGAGCACTTGCTGCGTTGTGTTGGCGAAACCGTCGCAGTCGGCTCGACTTGTGGCGCGGTGGCCTTTGGTGTTGGTTGGATCGTGGGGGGCTGA
- the katG gene encoding catalase/peroxidase HPI produces the protein MDGDIKCPIMGSKRRTNRDWWPNQLNINVLHQHSAKSNPLGPDFDYREAFKTLDIDAVKRDLFALMTDSQDWWPADYGHYGGLFIRMAWHAAGTYRTADGRGGGSTGNQRFAPLNSWPDNGNLDKARRLLWPIKRKYGNKLSWADLYILAGNCAIESMGGPVFGFGGGREDIWAPEEDVYWGAEDEWLATTNHELSRYSGDRELENPLAAVQMGLIYVNPEGPDGNPDPLASARDIRETFARMAMNDEETVALTAGGHTFGKMHGAGDVSHVGPEPEAAPLQAMGLGWLSTYKSGKGRDAITSGLEGAWTPNPIQWDMGFFDVLFKYDWVLTKSPAGAHMWTPKDLQEEDMAPDPEDPTKKVPIFMTTADMAMMMDPEYAKVSRRFHENPAEFADAWARAWFKLTHRDMGPKVRYLGPDVPQEEMIWQDPVPPVDHTLIEAHDIEELKSRILASGLSVADLVFTAWASASTYRDSDKRGGANGARIRLAPQKDWAANEPDRVAKVLGTLKTIQHAFNEDEPGDKRVSLADLIVLGGAAAVEAAADAGGHAVKVAFTPGRTDATAEQTDIESFEPLEPVADGFRNYLKKTYSLRAEEFLIDKAQLLTLSAPEMTVLVGGMRVLGANHGNSAHGVLTDRPGTLSNDFFVNLLDMGLTWAPTSEAEEIFEARDASGAVKWTGTRVDLVFGSNSQLRALAEAYAQDDAKTAFVRDFVAAWNKVMQADRFDLG, from the coding sequence ATGGACGGCGATATCAAATGCCCGATCATGGGCTCAAAACGCAGAACCAATCGTGACTGGTGGCCAAACCAGCTTAACATCAACGTGCTGCACCAACATTCGGCAAAATCTAACCCTCTGGGGCCTGATTTCGACTATCGCGAGGCGTTCAAGACGCTTGATATTGATGCGGTCAAGCGAGACCTGTTCGCGCTGATGACCGATAGCCAGGATTGGTGGCCTGCCGATTATGGCCATTACGGGGGCCTGTTCATCCGCATGGCATGGCACGCGGCGGGCACCTATCGCACCGCTGACGGGCGCGGCGGCGGCTCGACCGGAAACCAGCGCTTTGCCCCGCTCAACAGCTGGCCTGACAACGGTAATCTCGACAAGGCGCGTCGTCTGCTTTGGCCGATCAAGCGCAAATACGGCAACAAGCTCTCTTGGGCCGATCTCTATATCCTGGCCGGAAATTGCGCCATCGAATCGATGGGCGGGCCGGTATTTGGCTTTGGTGGCGGGCGCGAAGATATCTGGGCGCCCGAAGAAGACGTCTATTGGGGTGCGGAAGACGAATGGCTGGCGACCACCAATCACGAACTCAGCCGTTATTCGGGTGATCGCGAGCTGGAAAACCCGCTGGCCGCGGTGCAGATGGGTCTTATCTACGTCAATCCCGAAGGACCGGATGGCAACCCCGATCCGCTGGCCTCGGCGCGTGACATCCGCGAAACATTTGCGCGTATGGCGATGAATGACGAGGAAACTGTCGCACTGACCGCAGGCGGCCATACCTTTGGCAAGATGCACGGTGCCGGGGACGTATCACATGTCGGACCCGAGCCGGAGGCCGCACCCTTGCAGGCGATGGGGCTCGGCTGGCTCTCGACCTACAAGAGCGGCAAAGGGCGCGATGCCATCACCAGTGGCCTTGAAGGCGCATGGACCCCGAACCCGATTCAATGGGACATGGGCTTTTTCGACGTGCTGTTCAAATACGACTGGGTGCTGACCAAGAGCCCGGCAGGCGCGCATATGTGGACGCCCAAGGATCTGCAAGAAGAAGACATGGCCCCCGACCCAGAAGATCCGACGAAAAAAGTGCCGATCTTCATGACCACCGCCGATATGGCCATGATGATGGACCCGGAATACGCCAAGGTCTCGCGCCGCTTCCATGAAAATCCGGCTGAATTCGCCGATGCTTGGGCGCGCGCATGGTTCAAGCTGACACATCGCGACATGGGACCAAAAGTGCGCTATCTCGGGCCGGATGTGCCGCAGGAGGAGATGATCTGGCAGGATCCCGTGCCGCCGGTCGATCATACATTGATCGAGGCGCATGACATCGAAGAGTTGAAATCGCGCATTTTGGCGTCGGGTCTTTCAGTGGCCGATCTGGTGTTCACCGCTTGGGCTTCGGCCTCAACCTATCGCGACAGTGACAAGCGCGGCGGCGCCAATGGCGCGCGTATCCGGCTGGCCCCACAAAAGGACTGGGCCGCCAACGAGCCGGACCGCGTCGCAAAGGTGCTTGGTACACTGAAAACCATCCAGCATGCATTCAACGAAGATGAACCGGGCGACAAACGCGTCTCGCTCGCTGATCTGATCGTGCTGGGCGGCGCTGCGGCGGTTGAGGCGGCGGCGGATGCGGGCGGGCATGCCGTCAAGGTGGCGTTCACACCGGGGCGCACCGATGCAACGGCCGAGCAAACCGACATAGAGAGCTTCGAGCCGCTGGAGCCGGTTGCCGATGGCTTCCGCAACTACCTCAAGAAGACCTATTCGTTGCGGGCCGAGGAATTTCTGATCGACAAGGCCCAGCTTCTGACGCTGAGCGCGCCGGAAATGACCGTGCTTGTCGGCGGAATGCGGGTGCTCGGAGCCAATCATGGCAACAGCGCGCATGGCGTCCTGACGGACCGCCCCGGCACGTTGAGCAATGATTTCTTCGTCAATCTGCTCGATATGGGTCTGACCTGGGCGCCCACTTCCGAGGCCGAGGAAATCTTCGAGGCGCGCGATGCCTCAGGCGCGGTAAAGTGGACCGGCACGCGGGTCGATCTGGTATTCGGTTCGAACTCGCAACTGCGGGCGCTGGCGGAAGCCTATGCGCAGGACGATGCCAAGACGGCATTCGTGCGCGATTTTGTGGCGGCCTGGAACAAGGTGATGCAAGCGGATCGCTTTGACCTGGGGTGA
- a CDS encoding cytochrome c → MNKTTAALSALVLAGALAGTAFAQSDIDPNIARAIKARQSQMTLYAFNLGVLGGMAKGEMEYDADAASKAAGNLAALSSLDQSRLWPQGSDNFEVGTEVTEALPKIWDADSDIGAKGKALADAAAAMNGVAGNGLDALRGAMGPLGKACGDCHKAYRQPDS, encoded by the coding sequence ATGAACAAGACCACCGCAGCCCTGTCCGCTCTGGTTCTTGCCGGAGCCCTCGCCGGCACCGCCTTTGCCCAGAGCGACATCGACCCCAACATCGCACGCGCAATCAAGGCCCGCCAATCGCAGATGACGCTCTATGCGTTCAACCTCGGTGTTCTGGGTGGAATGGCCAAAGGCGAAATGGAGTATGACGCCGATGCAGCCTCAAAAGCCGCCGGCAATCTGGCGGCACTGTCGAGCCTTGATCAGTCGCGCTTGTGGCCACAAGGGTCGGATAACTTTGAGGTTGGCACCGAGGTGACCGAGGCGCTGCCCAAGATCTGGGACGCAGATAGCGACATTGGTGCCAAAGGCAAAGCGCTGGCCGATGCGGCAGCAGCAATGAATGGTGTGGCTGGCAACGGTCTTGATGCGTTGCGTGGTGCCATGGGGCCGCTTGGCAAAGCCTGCGGCGATTGCCACAAGGCCTATCGGCAACCCGATTCCTGA
- a CDS encoding Lin0512 family protein yields the protein MQRLLTEFGMGTSLRRRDYTQAAKRAIEDALWHNSINLAELFGFSKEAMRVRVDVGVQNPEAVDVAALAQVFPYGTPDIHVTKGGLDISRPEGTGNPTVIANVALSVSFDMEPAQ from the coding sequence ATGCAGCGTTTATTGACTGAATTTGGCATGGGAACGTCGCTCAGACGGCGCGATTACACCCAAGCGGCAAAACGCGCGATTGAAGATGCCTTGTGGCACAATTCGATCAATCTGGCCGAGTTGTTCGGGTTTTCCAAAGAGGCGATGCGCGTCCGGGTGGATGTGGGGGTGCAGAATCCCGAGGCCGTGGATGTAGCCGCTCTGGCGCAGGTCTTTCCCTATGGCACGCCTGATATTCACGTCACCAAAGGCGGGCTTGATATTTCACGACCTGAAGGCACAGGAAACCCGACGGTTATCGCCAATGTTGCCCTGTCAGTCAGCTTTGACATGGAACCGGCACAATGA
- a CDS encoding DUF6456 domain-containing protein produces MTRAGTIGPSVSPLPVWVPEAARRYLAHTVRGDSIRALARTSACAPSTVLRQVRRFENMRDDFLIDEALQYLGHMLHPPFARDRNKNGDDMSFYDRQEKTAPDDETLDREARRVLRRLSEPGAVLAVAAEMDKAVVVRDGEGGQTTRTAVVDRAVAQALALKDWIACAEPGRIARYRITSAGRAAVSRMLAEAENAASGFGEAQLPFQLQNDGAKETAFGTGSCTRRKLRVNLAESPMTALARRKDRNGQPFLSSDLVAAGERLREDFELAQMGPRNAQNWERFLTGPVDERCRAGDALGGSQGARDRVANALRDLGPGLGDVALRCCCFLEGLEMTEKRMGWSARSGKIVLRIALQRLRQHYAQLGSAANMIG; encoded by the coding sequence ATGACACGCGCGGGAACAATCGGGCCGAGTGTTTCGCCCCTGCCGGTTTGGGTGCCGGAAGCGGCACGCCGCTATCTCGCCCATACCGTGCGCGGGGATTCGATCCGCGCACTGGCGCGCACCAGTGCTTGCGCGCCGTCCACTGTGCTGCGCCAGGTTCGCAGGTTTGAAAACATGCGCGACGATTTCCTGATCGACGAGGCGTTGCAGTATCTGGGGCATATGCTGCACCCGCCATTTGCGCGGGACCGTAACAAGAACGGAGACGATATGAGCTTTTATGACCGGCAGGAAAAGACCGCACCCGATGACGAAACGCTTGATCGCGAGGCGCGCCGCGTGCTGCGACGGCTCAGCGAGCCGGGAGCGGTTTTGGCGGTGGCGGCCGAGATGGACAAGGCTGTGGTCGTGCGCGACGGCGAGGGGGGGCAAACCACGCGCACCGCGGTGGTCGATCGCGCCGTGGCTCAGGCATTGGCGTTGAAAGACTGGATTGCCTGCGCCGAGCCTGGGCGTATCGCGCGCTATCGCATTACCTCGGCGGGGCGTGCTGCCGTCAGCCGGATGCTGGCCGAGGCGGAAAACGCCGCAAGCGGATTTGGCGAGGCGCAATTGCCCTTCCAGCTCCAGAACGACGGGGCGAAAGAAACGGCGTTTGGCACCGGGTCATGCACCCGGCGCAAGCTCAGGGTCAATCTCGCTGAATCTCCGATGACGGCGCTGGCCCGGCGCAAGGACCGTAACGGCCAGCCGTTTCTGAGTAGTGATCTGGTAGCGGCGGGCGAGCGGCTGCGCGAAGATTTCGAATTGGCCCAGATGGGGCCGCGCAACGCCCAGAACTGGGAGCGTTTCCTGACTGGGCCTGTGGATGAGCGTTGCAGGGCGGGCGACGCATTGGGCGGATCACAAGGGGCGCGCGACCGGGTGGCGAATGCGCTGCGTGATCTGGGGCCCGGCCTGGGAGATGTAGCACTCCGGTGTTGCTGCTTTCTCGAAGGGCTGGAAATGACGGAAAAGCGCATGGGCTGGAGCGCGCGTTCGGGCAAGATCGTGCTCAGAATCGCGCTGCAACGCTTGAGACAACATTATGCTCAGCTGGGGTCTGCGGCCAATATGATCGGGTGA
- the lipA gene encoding lipoyl synthase → MRDLNIPGERHPEKAHRPDKAQPKKPSWIRVKAPSGTGYADTHKIMRENKLVTVCEEAGCPNVGECWSQGHATMMIMGEICTRGCSFCNIATGRPDALDAFEPGRVAHAVKTLGLSHVVITSVDRDDLEDGGADHFAQTIRAVRHQSPKTTIEILTPDFLKCDDKVLEVVVEARPDVFNHNLETVPGLYPSVRPGARYFHSLRLLQRVKELDPSMFTKSGVMVGLGEDGQGVRQVMDDMRAADVDFLTIGQYLQPTAKHHAVERFVHPDEFKAYEKAAYGKGFLMVSATPLTRSSYHAGDDFARLRANRLAKLGQA, encoded by the coding sequence ATGCGCGATCTCAACATCCCCGGCGAACGCCACCCCGAAAAAGCCCATCGGCCCGACAAGGCCCAGCCGAAGAAGCCGAGCTGGATTCGCGTCAAGGCGCCCAGTGGCACGGGCTATGCCGATACTCACAAGATCATGCGCGAGAACAAGCTGGTAACGGTCTGCGAAGAGGCCGGTTGCCCCAATGTCGGGGAATGCTGGAGCCAGGGCCACGCCACGATGATGATCATGGGCGAGATTTGCACCCGCGGGTGTTCGTTCTGCAATATCGCCACCGGCCGCCCCGATGCGTTGGACGCATTTGAGCCGGGACGGGTGGCGCATGCGGTGAAAACGCTGGGTCTTTCCCATGTGGTGATCACTTCGGTGGATCGTGACGATCTGGAAGATGGCGGCGCTGACCACTTTGCCCAAACCATCCGCGCCGTTCGCCATCAAAGCCCGAAGACGACGATTGAAATTCTGACGCCCGATTTCCTGAAATGTGACGACAAAGTCCTGGAAGTGGTGGTCGAGGCGCGCCCAGACGTGTTCAACCACAATCTTGAGACCGTGCCGGGGCTGTACCCCTCGGTGCGCCCCGGCGCGCGCTATTTTCATTCCCTGCGTCTGCTGCAACGGGTCAAGGAGTTGGATCCTTCGATGTTCACCAAATCCGGTGTCATGGTGGGCCTTGGTGAAGATGGCCAAGGTGTGCGGCAGGTAATGGACGACATGCGCGCGGCGGATGTCGATTTTCTGACCATCGGGCAATACCTGCAACCGACAGCCAAACACCACGCCGTTGAGCGTTTTGTGCACCCGGATGAGTTCAAAGCCTATGAAAAAGCCGCCTATGGCAAAGGGTTCTTGATGGTTTCGGCCACGCCCTTGACGCGCTCATCCTATCACGCGGGTGATGATTTCGCGCGTCTGCGGGCCAATCGGCTGGCCAAGCTGGGGCAAGCCTAG
- a CDS encoding DUF6477 family protein yields MTDLFSMLSQLRRPRLPIQAARAGSEEYRRDPHLYRLLGHSRLPRSGEALIRLMDIEGELNQQRRTRAGNYSLVAHVDVLIAMMGEARLVRAADPEAV; encoded by the coding sequence ATGACCGATCTGTTTAGCATGTTGAGCCAGTTGCGCCGCCCACGCCTTCCTATTCAGGCGGCGCGCGCCGGAAGCGAAGAATATCGCCGCGATCCACATCTTTACCGCCTGCTCGGGCACAGCCGACTGCCCAGGAGCGGTGAAGCGCTGATCCGGCTGATGGACATTGAGGGCGAGCTGAACCAGCAGCGCCGCACGCGGGCGGGCAACTATTCACTGGTGGCACATGTCGATGTGTTAATCGCGATGATGGGCGAAGCGCGACTGGTGCGCGCCGCTGATCCCGAGGCGGTTTGA
- a CDS encoding trimethylamine methyltransferase family protein, with translation MTETDTKRRARSGGGAARRAERTSVSFETARYISRNIPNFEVLNEEALEIIETNAETVLEEIGVNFVNNPAALTRWKEAGADIQGERVHIPRGLARKLCATAPSSYTQHARNPQRSVEIGGNNLVLAPVYGPPFVRDAAGGRRYATMEDFRNFVKLGYMSKWLHHSGGTVCEPTDVAVNKRHLDMLYAHMTLSDKPYMGSVTDPQRARDSVEMSEVLFGKEFVAQNAVMTSLININSPMTFDDVMMGALEIYAEAGQGCIISPFIVGGAMAPVSVAGTLTQVLAEVLAGIAYSQLVKPGAPVIFGAFVASIDMGSGAPTFGTPEASLITYGAGQLARRLGLPYRSAGSFCGSKLPDAQAAYETANSLNMGLLSGVNFMLHACGWLEGGLVSSYEKFVMDADQLGTLHRMSEGISMSEDDQAMGAIAEVGPGGHYLGCAHTQANFKTAFWKTNLLDYKPFETWDEEGARDTQALASVKVAQMLSQYQQPAMDPGTAEELAGYVARKKAAEPDSFL, from the coding sequence ATGACGGAAACGGATACAAAACGGCGTGCACGCTCGGGCGGAGGGGCAGCCCGGCGGGCAGAGCGCACCAGCGTATCGTTCGAGACTGCACGCTATATCTCGCGTAACATTCCCAATTTCGAGGTGCTCAACGAAGAGGCGCTCGAAATTATCGAGACCAATGCCGAGACGGTGCTGGAAGAGATTGGCGTCAATTTCGTCAACAATCCTGCGGCACTGACACGCTGGAAAGAGGCGGGCGCCGATATTCAGGGCGAGCGGGTGCATATCCCGCGCGGGTTGGCACGCAAGCTTTGTGCGACGGCCCCGTCAAGCTATACGCAGCATGCGCGCAACCCACAGCGTAGTGTTGAGATCGGTGGCAACAATCTGGTGCTTGCGCCGGTATATGGCCCGCCATTCGTGCGCGATGCGGCGGGTGGTCGCCGTTATGCCACGATGGAGGATTTCCGCAATTTCGTGAAGCTGGGCTATATGAGCAAATGGCTGCACCATTCCGGCGGCACAGTTTGCGAACCGACCGATGTGGCGGTGAACAAACGCCATCTTGATATGCTCTATGCCCACATGACGCTGAGCGACAAGCCATACATGGGTTCGGTCACCGACCCGCAGCGTGCGCGTGATAGTGTCGAGATGTCGGAGGTTCTCTTTGGTAAGGAATTCGTGGCACAGAATGCCGTGATGACTTCGCTGATCAACATCAACTCGCCGATGACCTTTGACGATGTGATGATGGGCGCGCTGGAGATTTATGCCGAGGCCGGACAGGGCTGTATCATTTCGCCCTTTATCGTCGGCGGCGCGATGGCGCCTGTTTCTGTGGCGGGCACCTTGACGCAGGTCTTGGCCGAAGTGTTGGCGGGCATTGCTTATTCACAGCTTGTCAAACCCGGTGCGCCGGTGATCTTCGGTGCGTTTGTTGCCTCGATCGATATGGGGTCAGGCGCGCCCACCTTTGGCACCCCCGAGGCCTCGCTGATCACCTATGGCGCGGGGCAATTGGCGCGGCGTCTGGGGCTACCGTATCGTTCGGCCGGGTCATTCTGTGGCTCCAAGCTGCCGGATGCGCAGGCAGCGTATGAAACCGCCAACAGCCTCAACATGGGGCTGCTTTCGGGCGTGAACTTCATGCTGCATGCGTGTGGCTGGCTGGAGGGCGGGCTGGTGTCATCTTACGAGAAATTCGTGATGGACGCAGATCAGCTCGGCACCCTGCACCGCATGTCCGAGGGTATCTCGATGTCCGAAGATGACCAGGCGATGGGGGCCATCGCCGAGGTTGGCCCAGGTGGGCATTACCTTGGCTGCGCCCATACCCAGGCGAATTTCAAGACGGCGTTCTGGAAAACCAACCTGTTGGATTACAAACCCTTCGAGACATGGGACGAAGAGGGCGCGCGCGACACGCAGGCGCTGGCCAGCGTCAAGGTTGCGCAAATGCTGTCACAGTATCAGCAACCGGCGATGGACCCCGGCACGGCCGAAGAATTGGCGGGCTATGTCGCGCGCAAGAAAGCTGCCGAGCCAGACAGCTTTCTCTAA
- a CDS encoding cytochrome c, with protein MRRALKILAILVIIGLAASWWLTRPGRIDPADLAGLSGDAARGEMVFWVGGCASCHAAPKAEGDARLVLSGGLAFESPFGTFFAPNISPDPTHGIGGWSVEDLANAMQHGTGPDGAHYYPAFPYTSYARADLSDIADLHAFLATLPASDSPSQAHDVGFPFNIRRSLGGWKLLFARTDWVRDVSGEELERGRYLVESLGHCGECHTPRNALGGLDYSRWLQGAPTPDGKGKVPALTPDKLDWSALDIASYLATGFTPEYDVAGGEMADVVQNLAHLPESDLQAITAYLMALPTP; from the coding sequence ATGCGTAGAGCATTGAAAATACTAGCGATCCTTGTGATCATTGGGTTGGCGGCCTCCTGGTGGCTGACCCGACCCGGCAGGATTGATCCGGCGGATCTGGCCGGGCTTTCCGGTGATGCGGCGCGTGGCGAGATGGTCTTTTGGGTAGGCGGCTGCGCTTCGTGCCATGCTGCGCCCAAGGCCGAGGGCGACGCGCGTCTGGTGCTGTCCGGTGGGCTGGCTTTCGAGTCGCCATTTGGAACGTTCTTCGCCCCCAATATCTCGCCTGATCCGACCCACGGCATCGGCGGCTGGAGCGTGGAAGATCTGGCCAATGCAATGCAACACGGCACCGGGCCTGACGGGGCGCATTATTATCCGGCCTTCCCCTATACCTCCTATGCACGCGCAGATTTAAGCGATATTGCCGACCTGCACGCCTTTCTCGCCACGCTGCCCGCATCCGACAGCCCGAGCCAAGCACATGACGTGGGCTTTCCGTTCAATATCCGCCGTAGCCTGGGCGGCTGGAAGCTGCTCTTTGCACGCACCGATTGGGTGCGCGATGTCAGTGGAGAAGAATTGGAGCGCGGGCGCTATCTTGTTGAATCCCTCGGCCATTGTGGCGAATGCCATACGCCGCGCAACGCATTGGGCGGATTGGATTATTCCCGATGGTTACAAGGTGCGCCGACACCTGACGGCAAGGGAAAAGTGCCCGCGTTGACCCCCGACAAGCTCGACTGGTCGGCACTTGATATCGCCTCTTATCTCGCCACCGGTTTCACCCCGGAATACGACGTGGCTGGTGGCGAAATGGCGGATGTCGTGCAAAACCTTGCTCACCTGCCAGAGAGCGATTTGCAGGCGATCACCGCCTATCTCATGGCACTGCCAACACCTTAA
- a CDS encoding peroxiredoxin, with translation MKPGTRIPDVTFKTRVRDESVGGPNPFRWQDMTSDDFFKGKRVILFSLPGAFTPTCSTYQLPGFEKNAEEFAKLGIDDIYCMSVNDSFVMNKWAESQALKNVKVIPDGSGAFTAQIGMLVDKDNLGFGKRSWRYAVIINDGVVEAWFEEPGRADNHGEDPYGESSPETLLNYLQKKAA, from the coding sequence ATGAAGCCAGGAACACGCATACCCGACGTGACCTTCAAGACCCGCGTTCGTGACGAAAGCGTTGGCGGGCCGAACCCGTTCCGCTGGCAGGACATGACATCGGATGACTTTTTCAAGGGAAAACGGGTCATCCTGTTCTCGCTGCCAGGAGCCTTCACACCCACCTGCTCGACCTATCAGCTGCCCGGCTTTGAAAAGAACGCCGAAGAATTCGCCAAGCTGGGCATCGACGACATCTATTGCATGTCCGTGAACGACAGCTTCGTGATGAACAAATGGGCCGAGTCCCAGGCGCTGAAGAATGTAAAAGTAATCCCCGATGGGTCGGGCGCATTCACCGCGCAGATCGGCATGCTGGTCGACAAGGATAACCTTGGTTTTGGCAAACGTTCATGGCGCTATGCGGTGATCATCAATGACGGTGTTGTCGAAGCCTGGTTTGAAGAGCCCGGTCGTGCCGACAATCATGGTGAAGATCCTTATGGCGAATCCTCGCCCGAGACCCTGCTCAACTATTTGCAGAAGAAAGCCGCGTAA
- a CDS encoding LysR substrate-binding domain-containing protein, which translates to MEITLRQLSYFIALSETRHFGRAAEKCHVTQPALSTQIREMEARLGAQLIDRQGLALTPAGQAVLRSARAIKAEIEVMHESVRWKEGLSGRLRLGVIPTVAPYLLPVALPILRMGDLSLDLRVREAQTDALLEDLADGRLDAAVMALPAGGSGLCETILFEDRFLLAGSRAQLTKLQAGPKPMRPAALDPERLLLLDEGHCLADQALEVCGLERAVTRVDLGASSLGTLAGLVAEGFGLTFLPEMSLTSTLAATPELALMRFCPPEPGRTIGLVRRDLQGQTGWFDDLAAILRTAGTRVLHRARQAESESGVAMSSSARDSETQHTITSDY; encoded by the coding sequence ATGGAAATCACTCTGCGCCAGCTTTCGTATTTTATCGCCTTGAGCGAAACCCGCCATTTCGGACGCGCGGCTGAGAAGTGCCATGTTACCCAGCCCGCACTTTCCACCCAGATTCGCGAGATGGAAGCACGGCTTGGTGCTCAACTGATTGACCGGCAGGGGTTGGCGCTGACGCCAGCGGGGCAGGCGGTGCTGCGCTCGGCGCGCGCCATCAAGGCCGAGATTGAAGTGATGCACGAATCTGTGCGTTGGAAGGAGGGCCTGTCTGGGCGGTTGCGGCTTGGGGTTATCCCCACCGTCGCACCCTATTTGTTGCCTGTCGCGCTGCCAATTTTGCGCATGGGTGATCTGTCGCTCGACCTCAGGGTGCGCGAAGCGCAGACGGATGCATTGCTTGAGGATCTGGCTGACGGGCGGCTTGATGCGGCGGTGATGGCGCTGCCTGCGGGCGGCTCGGGGCTTTGTGAGACGATCCTGTTTGAAGACCGCTTTCTTTTGGCGGGTTCACGAGCGCAACTGACCAAACTTCAGGCCGGACCAAAGCCAATGCGGCCCGCCGCGCTTGATCCAGAGCGTTTGCTCTTGCTTGATGAGGGCCACTGTCTTGCCGATCAGGCGCTTGAGGTTTGCGGGTTGGAGCGCGCCGTCACGCGGGTTGATCTCGGGGCGTCGTCATTGGGCACGCTGGCAGGGTTGGTGGCGGAAGGGTTTGGCCTGACCTTCCTGCCGGAAATGTCGCTGACCAGCACGCTTGCAGCCACACCGGAACTTGCTCTGATGCGGTTTTGCCCGCCTGAACCCGGACGCACCATCGGCCTTGTGCGGCGCGATTTGCAGGGTCAAACCGGCTGGTTCGATGATCTGGCTGCGATTTTGCGCACCGCTGGCACGCGCGTGTTGCATCGCGCGCGCCAAGCGGAGTCGGAATCGGGTGTTGCGATGTCTTCCAGCGCGCGTGATAGCGAAACGCAACACACCATCACGTCGGATTACTGA
- a CDS encoding Lin0512 family protein has protein sequence MSAARPGEGRVIIEMGMGNSLHGRDYTKAALRAVEDAMRHSSLTILGLPGIARDGLRVKATIGVQNPESVDVQALADHLGGAADVCVEHGGLDMHDDASGEVHVVAAAAVEVFLPLQSGWVLRGQG, from the coding sequence ATGAGCGCGGCGCGCCCCGGTGAGGGCCGGGTGATCATCGAGATGGGCATGGGCAATTCGCTGCATGGGCGCGATTATACCAAAGCGGCGCTGCGTGCTGTTGAGGACGCGATGCGCCATTCTTCACTGACGATTCTGGGTTTGCCCGGCATTGCGCGCGACGGCCTCAGGGTGAAGGCGACCATCGGGGTTCAGAACCCCGAATCCGTTGATGTGCAGGCACTTGCCGACCATCTGGGCGGAGCGGCAGACGTTTGCGTCGAACATGGCGGGTTGGATATGCACGACGACGCAAGCGGCGAGGTGCATGTTGTTGCGGCCGCTGCGGTTGAGGTGTTCTTGCCGCTGCAATCGGGTTGGGTCTTGCGCGGGCAGGGCTGA